From one Streptomyces sp. ICC1 genomic stretch:
- a CDS encoding helix-turn-helix transcriptional regulator yields the protein MTTAKVGALLRMWRELRGISQLELAGRADSSSRHISFVETGRSRPSEEMVLRLADRLDVPVRDRNALLLAAGYAPRYAHTPLDDPSMTVLREGLERLMAGYEPYPALVVDATYNVVAANRGIMMLMEGLPEHLLAGPLNAMRLTLHPEGLAPRIRNLPQWRGHLLEQMERQIALVRSAPLRALYEEVAAYPAHPADPASERPGGAPEEVVAHIALPLRIEHDGHLLSFVSSISTFNTPMDVTVAELAIETLLPADPATAKYLRSLAP from the coding sequence ATGACGACTGCGAAGGTGGGCGCCCTGCTGCGCATGTGGCGGGAGCTGCGCGGGATCAGCCAGCTGGAACTGGCGGGCCGCGCCGACTCCTCCTCCCGGCACATCAGTTTCGTGGAGACCGGCCGCTCCCGGCCGAGCGAGGAGATGGTGCTGCGGCTCGCCGACCGGCTGGACGTGCCGGTGCGGGACCGCAACGCCCTGCTGCTGGCGGCCGGTTACGCGCCCCGATACGCGCACACCCCGCTCGACGATCCGTCGATGACGGTGCTGCGCGAGGGGCTGGAGCGGCTGATGGCCGGCTACGAGCCGTATCCGGCGCTGGTGGTGGACGCGACGTACAACGTGGTGGCGGCCAACCGGGGCATCATGATGCTGATGGAGGGGCTGCCCGAGCACCTGCTGGCCGGCCCGCTCAACGCGATGCGGCTGACCCTGCACCCCGAGGGCCTCGCCCCGCGGATCCGCAACCTGCCGCAGTGGCGGGGGCACCTGCTGGAACAGATGGAGCGGCAGATCGCGCTGGTCCGCTCGGCGCCGCTGCGCGCCCTGTACGAGGAGGTGGCCGCCTATCCGGCCCATCCCGCCGATCCGGCGTCGGAGCGGCCCGGCGGCGCGCCGGAGGAAGTGGTCGCGCACATCGCGCTTCCGCTGCGGATCGAGCACGACGGACACCTGCTCTCCTTCGTCTCCTCCATCTCCACCTTCAACACCCCGATGGACGTGACCGTGGCCGAGCTGGCCATCGAGACCCTGCTCCCCGCCGACCCGGCGACGGCGAAGTACCTGCGGTCACTGGCTCCCTGA
- a CDS encoding toxin-antitoxin system, toxin component, with the protein MRTTRAMRRLGDDLRAAAEAAGAARPAGAAGAAGAAGAAGAAGAADIIGALCAAYGRVRGGRPMEFRFASFPPDTASGLWLGLEDRDLLVIEERTRPEHQLVIACNEIWHVHEGTCGRHGPGMAVAARLTGRGGSLAGLLDSDRGLGSVVRQAAARADREDPAEIRAETFGLHLGKILKAFLPPPREAEVPEAIERIKSSFGWGR; encoded by the coding sequence GTGAGGACCACACGGGCCATGCGCAGGCTCGGCGACGATCTGCGGGCGGCCGCGGAAGCCGCCGGAGCCGCCCGGCCCGCCGGAGCCGCCGGAGCCGCCGGGGCCGCCGGAGCCGCCGGAGCCGCCGGAGCCGCCGACATCATCGGGGCCCTGTGCGCCGCCTACGGGCGCGTGCGCGGCGGGCGCCCGATGGAGTTCCGGTTCGCCTCGTTCCCGCCCGACACGGCCAGCGGGCTGTGGCTCGGGCTGGAGGACCGCGACCTCCTCGTCATCGAGGAGCGCACCCGGCCCGAGCACCAGCTCGTCATCGCCTGCAACGAGATCTGGCACGTGCACGAGGGCACCTGCGGCCGGCACGGCCCGGGCATGGCCGTCGCCGCCCGGCTGACGGGCCGCGGCGGCAGCCTCGCCGGTCTGCTGGACTCCGACCGGGGGCTGGGCTCCGTGGTGCGGCAGGCGGCCGCGCGCGCCGACCGGGAGGACCCGGCGGAGATCCGCGCGGAGACCTTCGGGCTGCACCTCGGCAAGATCCTCAAGGCGTTCCTCCCCCCACCCCGGGAGGCAGAGGTCCCCGAAGCGATCGAGCGGATCAAGAGCTCGTTCGGCTGGGGACGTTGA
- a CDS encoding FAD-dependent oxidoreductase → MTKSSPPRHAVVIGGSLSGMLAAAVLAEHTTVTIIEADALPQGPEPRRGLPQARHTHLLWSGGARAIEKILPGITDDWTAAGAFRRSLPTDLVTKTAQGWLPRHGEMQFNISCSRDLLDSVVRSRVIGLDGVTILQQSRVRGLEGTADRITGVRVDTAGAENRLVPADLVVDASGRGSRSRTWLEALGVSGLKEAGVDSGLVYATRIFEAPEGAHAAGFPIINVQSDPRVPVPGQTATIVPIEDGRWQATLSGTRGGQPTGDPEAFIPFAKGVRDPIVGELLEGRKPLTDVSVTQGTANRRIFFEKADLPDGFFAVGDSVATFNPLYGQGMTVAAQGLLAVRTLLRAKGLSHPSIGREAQRAIAPQVAVAWDLATSQDILYPGATGIEPRAGAGLLNAYVDRLMTGATTKSSLTAALLQVITMNRAPSYWIRPGVVWDVLRASGRGAPKAPPLTAAERTVAGLDQDGPAAPAAPAGDSAGSPDPADPVGQAR, encoded by the coding sequence ATGACCAAGTCTTCCCCGCCCCGGCACGCCGTCGTCATCGGCGGCAGCCTGTCCGGCATGCTCGCGGCAGCCGTCCTCGCCGAGCACACGACGGTCACGATCATCGAGGCGGACGCCCTGCCACAAGGCCCGGAGCCGCGCCGCGGACTCCCCCAGGCCCGGCACACCCACCTGCTGTGGTCCGGCGGCGCGCGCGCCATCGAGAAGATCCTGCCCGGCATCACCGACGACTGGACGGCAGCGGGCGCCTTCCGCCGCAGCCTGCCCACCGACCTGGTCACCAAGACCGCCCAGGGCTGGCTGCCGCGCCACGGCGAGATGCAGTTCAACATCTCCTGCAGCCGCGACCTGCTCGACTCGGTGGTCCGCTCCCGCGTCATCGGACTGGACGGGGTCACCATCCTCCAGCAGAGCCGGGTCCGGGGCCTGGAAGGCACGGCCGACCGGATCACCGGGGTCCGGGTGGACACCGCCGGAGCGGAGAACCGCCTGGTCCCCGCCGATCTCGTGGTCGACGCGAGCGGCCGCGGCTCCCGGTCCCGCACCTGGCTGGAGGCGCTCGGCGTGAGCGGCCTCAAGGAGGCCGGGGTGGACTCCGGGCTCGTCTACGCGACCCGCATCTTCGAGGCGCCCGAGGGCGCCCACGCCGCGGGCTTCCCGATCATCAACGTGCAGTCCGACCCCCGGGTGCCCGTACCCGGCCAGACCGCGACGATCGTCCCGATCGAGGACGGCCGCTGGCAGGCCACCCTGTCCGGCACCCGCGGCGGCCAGCCCACGGGCGACCCGGAGGCCTTCATCCCGTTCGCCAAGGGGGTCCGCGACCCCATCGTCGGCGAGCTCCTCGAAGGCAGGAAGCCGCTGACCGACGTCTCGGTGACCCAGGGCACCGCCAACCGCCGGATCTTCTTCGAGAAGGCCGACCTGCCCGACGGCTTCTTCGCCGTCGGCGACTCGGTCGCCACCTTCAACCCGCTCTACGGCCAGGGCATGACCGTCGCCGCCCAGGGCCTGCTGGCCGTGCGTACGCTGCTGCGCGCCAAGGGCCTGTCGCACCCGTCCATCGGCCGCGAGGCGCAGCGGGCCATCGCCCCGCAGGTGGCCGTCGCCTGGGACCTCGCCACCTCGCAGGACATCCTGTACCCGGGCGCCACCGGCATCGAGCCGCGCGCCGGGGCCGGACTGCTCAACGCTTACGTGGACCGGCTGATGACCGGCGCCACCACCAAGTCCTCGCTCACCGCCGCCCTGCTCCAGGTCATCACCATGAACCGGGCTCCCTCGTACTGGATCCGCCCCGGCGTGGTCTGGGACGTGCTGCGCGCCTCCGGGCGGGGCGCCCCGAAGGCGCCGCCGCTGACCGCCGCCGAGCGGACGGTCGCGGGCCTGGACCAGGACGGGCCGGCCGCGCCCGCGGCGCCCGCCGGGGACTCCGCGGGCTCCCCGGACCCCGCCGATCCCGTCGGACAGGCCCGGTGA
- a CDS encoding peptide MFS transporter codes for MNASMDMQKASGPDTAGTGRERHPRGLATLVLAELWERFSLYGMVAILVHFLAASRAHGGMALHEGTAEAVEGVYMAMISLLALPGGWIADRFLGARRAVLWGGVVIMAGHVLMAVPDPVFVWPGLVLIVIGTGLLKPNISALVGRLYAPEDDQRRDAGYSIFYMGINLGAVMAPLVVGYLGEEVNWHLGFGAAAVGMALGLVQYVLGGRKLSGQLRAEPVVRLTAAERAKLRKSSAYGLVFTAVLIGLLGASHALSIDNITFVLTVVAVVVPAGVLYSMYRSPKIDRVEKTRLRAYVWLFLAATLFWLVYDQMGNELNLFAAQKTDLSLLGWHIPASWTQSLPSLFVIVLAPVFAAFWVRRGKHMSTPFKFGLALLLTGGSFVVMSGAAAIASNGVKVSLMWLVGVYVIQVMGEMCLSPVGLSVTTKLAPRAFTNQMMGVWFLAAATGDAIGAQLPRLDAVIGQSWNFLWQGAMVIAAGAVMVFFTKRLKVLTGEAAAVAAA; via the coding sequence GTGAACGCATCGATGGATATGCAGAAGGCCTCGGGACCGGACACCGCGGGGACGGGCCGGGAGCGCCACCCGCGCGGGCTCGCCACCCTCGTCCTCGCCGAGCTGTGGGAGCGCTTCAGCCTCTACGGCATGGTCGCCATCCTCGTGCACTTCCTGGCAGCCTCCCGCGCCCACGGCGGCATGGCCCTCCACGAGGGCACGGCCGAGGCCGTCGAAGGCGTCTACATGGCCATGATCTCGCTGCTGGCACTGCCCGGCGGCTGGATCGCCGACCGGTTCCTCGGCGCCCGCCGGGCCGTCCTGTGGGGCGGCGTGGTCATCATGGCCGGCCACGTCCTGATGGCCGTCCCCGACCCGGTCTTCGTCTGGCCCGGCCTGGTCCTCATCGTCATCGGCACCGGGCTGCTCAAGCCGAACATCTCCGCCCTCGTCGGCCGGCTCTACGCCCCCGAGGACGACCAGCGCCGCGACGCCGGCTACTCGATCTTCTACATGGGCATCAACCTGGGCGCGGTCATGGCCCCCCTCGTCGTCGGCTACCTCGGCGAAGAGGTCAACTGGCACCTCGGATTCGGCGCCGCCGCCGTCGGCATGGCCCTCGGCCTGGTCCAGTACGTCCTCGGCGGCCGCAAGCTCTCCGGGCAGCTGCGCGCCGAGCCCGTGGTCCGGCTGACCGCCGCCGAGCGGGCCAAGCTGCGCAAGTCCTCCGCGTACGGCCTGGTCTTCACGGCCGTCCTGATCGGCCTGCTCGGCGCCTCGCACGCCCTGAGCATCGACAACATCACCTTCGTGCTCACGGTCGTCGCCGTCGTGGTCCCGGCGGGCGTGCTGTACTCCATGTACCGCAGCCCGAAGATCGACCGGGTCGAGAAGACCCGGCTGCGCGCCTACGTCTGGCTCTTCCTGGCCGCCACGCTGTTCTGGCTGGTCTACGACCAGATGGGCAACGAGCTGAACCTGTTCGCCGCCCAGAAGACCGACCTGTCCCTGCTGGGCTGGCACATCCCGGCCAGCTGGACCCAGTCGCTGCCGTCCCTCTTCGTGATCGTCCTGGCCCCGGTCTTCGCCGCCTTCTGGGTCCGGCGGGGCAAGCACATGAGCACCCCGTTCAAGTTCGGCCTGGCCCTGCTGCTGACCGGCGGCTCCTTCGTGGTCATGTCGGGCGCCGCGGCCATCGCCTCCAACGGCGTGAAGGTCTCGCTGATGTGGCTCGTGGGCGTGTACGTGATCCAGGTCATGGGCGAGATGTGCCTGAGCCCGGTCGGCCTGTCGGTCACCACCAAGCTCGCCCCGCGCGCCTTCACCAACCAGATGATGGGCGTCTGGTTCCTGGCCGCCGCGACCGGAGACGCGATCGGCGCGCAGCTGCCCCGGCTCGACGCGGTCATCGGGCAGAGCTGGAACTTCCTGTGGCAGGGCGCGATGGTCATCGCGGCCGGCGCGGTGATGGTCTTCTTCACCAAGCGGCTCAAGGTCCTGACGGGCGAGGCGGCGGCGGTGGCGGCGGCCTGA
- a CDS encoding bifunctional 5,10-methylenetetrahydrofolate dehydrogenase/5,10-methenyltetrahydrofolate cyclohydrolase, translated as MTTAQTVPAAQTDGQAPTARLMDGTALARRISERTADHAAKITERTGTAPCLATVLVGEDPASVTYVRMKQNRCAKAGITSRHVELPAATTTEELVAALTALSEDPEISGILLQHPVPHHIDERAAFEAIAPGKDVDGVTMHSFAAMGFGLPGFVSCTPGGIMRLLEAYDVDLTGKHAVVVGRSAILGKPAGMLLLEQNATVTYCHSRTVDLPSIVRQADVLVAAVGKAEFIRGEDIKPGAVVLDAGYNEGNVGDVHFESAAARASLITPVPGGVGPMTIAVLLEQTVRAAAAQAGLALADL; from the coding sequence ATGACGACTGCCCAGACCGTTCCCGCGGCCCAGACCGACGGCCAGGCCCCCACCGCCCGGCTGATGGACGGCACGGCCCTGGCACGCCGCATCTCGGAGCGGACCGCCGACCACGCCGCGAAGATCACCGAGCGCACCGGCACCGCGCCCTGTCTGGCGACCGTGCTGGTCGGCGAGGACCCCGCCTCCGTCACCTACGTGCGGATGAAGCAGAACCGCTGCGCCAAGGCCGGGATCACCTCCCGCCACGTGGAGCTGCCGGCCGCCACGACCACCGAGGAACTGGTGGCCGCCCTCACCGCGCTCTCCGAGGACCCGGAGATCAGCGGAATCCTGCTCCAGCACCCCGTCCCGCACCACATCGACGAGCGCGCCGCCTTCGAGGCCATCGCCCCCGGCAAGGACGTCGACGGGGTCACCATGCACTCCTTCGCCGCCATGGGCTTCGGGCTGCCCGGGTTCGTCTCCTGCACCCCCGGCGGCATCATGCGGCTGCTGGAGGCCTACGACGTGGACCTGACCGGCAAGCACGCCGTGGTCGTCGGCCGCAGCGCGATCCTGGGGAAGCCCGCGGGGATGCTCCTCCTGGAGCAGAACGCCACCGTCACCTACTGCCACTCGCGCACCGTGGACCTCCCGTCCATCGTCCGCCAGGCGGACGTGCTGGTCGCCGCCGTCGGCAAGGCCGAGTTCATCCGCGGCGAGGACATCAAGCCGGGCGCCGTGGTCCTGGACGCCGGGTACAACGAGGGCAACGTCGGCGACGTCCACTTCGAGTCGGCCGCCGCCCGCGCCTCGCTGATCACCCCCGTACCGGGCGGCGTCGGCCCGATGACCATCGCGGTACTGCTCGAGCAGACCGTCCGGGCGGCCGCGGCCCAGGCCGGGCTGGCGCTCGCGGACCTCTGA
- a CDS encoding methyltransferase domain-containing protein: MTPTFDHLVAEADSVSVDGWDFSWLDGRASEQRPSWGYQRLLGERLAAVRSALDIQTGGGEVLAGAGPLPPLMAATESWPPNVEKATRLLHPLGAVVVADCDEPPLPFAGEAFEFVSSRHPVTIWWEEIARVLRPGGTYLSQQVGPASVFELVEYFLGPQPEEVRRGRHPDDAVADATKAGLEVVDLRSERLRTEFHDIGAVIYFLRKVIWMVPGFTVGHYRDRLRELHEQIERDGPFVAHTARFLIEARKTG; the protein is encoded by the coding sequence ATGACGCCCACTTTTGACCATCTCGTCGCGGAGGCCGACTCCGTGTCCGTGGACGGCTGGGACTTCTCCTGGCTCGACGGCCGCGCCAGCGAGCAGCGCCCCTCCTGGGGGTACCAGCGCCTCCTCGGGGAGCGCCTGGCCGCGGTCCGCTCCGCCCTGGACATCCAGACCGGCGGCGGGGAGGTGCTCGCCGGGGCCGGCCCCCTGCCCCCGCTCATGGCGGCCACCGAGTCCTGGCCGCCGAACGTGGAGAAGGCGACGCGACTGCTGCACCCGCTGGGCGCGGTGGTGGTCGCGGACTGCGACGAGCCCCCGCTGCCGTTCGCCGGCGAGGCCTTCGAGTTCGTCTCGAGCCGGCATCCGGTGACGATCTGGTGGGAGGAGATCGCGCGGGTGCTGCGGCCGGGCGGCACGTACCTCTCCCAGCAGGTCGGTCCGGCGAGCGTCTTCGAGCTGGTCGAGTACTTCCTGGGCCCGCAGCCGGAGGAGGTCCGGCGGGGCCGGCACCCCGACGACGCGGTCGCCGACGCCACGAAGGCCGGGCTCGAAGTCGTCGATCTGCGCTCGGAGCGGCTGCGGACGGAGTTCCACGACATCGGAGCCGTGATCTACTTTCTCCGGAAGGTGATCTGGATGGTGCCCGGTTTCACGGTCGGGCACTACCGGGACCGCTTGCGCGAGCTGCACGAACAGATCGAACGCGACGGCCCGTTCGTCGCGCACACCGCCCGATTCCTCATCGAGGCCCGCAAAACGGGCTGA
- a CDS encoding RNA polymerase sigma factor, whose translation MSLSPSRTFPTEIAESEALVALVERGREQGHINGDDVRQAFEAGRIPVDQWKRVLRSLNQVLDEEGVALHVSAAPATKVAAKKPRKAAAAPARAVTKKAAAPPRLIGARKTAAPATAAAISDPSASGTEEEVAAEAAAAPKKRTVKKTAVKKTAVKKTAATKKTAKDGDEGDAPVALGEDWAAEDLDEGDEKETPKTGGSAGFVLSDDDEDDAPAQTVMVAGATADPVKDYLKLIGKVPLLNAEQEVELAKRIEAGLFSEYKLEEEEDHKPAFKRELEILVEDGRRAKNHLLEANLRLVVSLAKRYTGRGMLFLDLIQEGNVGLIRAVEKFDYTKGFKFSTYATWWIRQAITRAMADQSRTIRIPVHMVEIINKLARVQRQMLQDLGREPTPEELGKELDMTPEKVIEVQKYGREPISLHTPLGEEGDSEFGDLIEDSEAVVPADAVSFTFLQEQLQSILGTLSEREAGVVSMRYGLNDGQPKTLDEIGRVYGVTRERIRQIESKTMSKLRHPSRSQVLRDYLD comes from the coding sequence GTGTCGCTCAGCCCGTCCCGTACGTTCCCCACGGAGATCGCCGAATCCGAGGCCCTGGTCGCGCTTGTCGAGCGCGGCCGCGAGCAGGGTCACATCAACGGTGATGACGTGCGCCAGGCCTTCGAGGCCGGCCGCATCCCGGTGGACCAGTGGAAGCGGGTCCTGCGCAGCCTGAACCAGGTCCTGGACGAGGAGGGCGTCGCGCTGCACGTCAGCGCCGCGCCCGCCACGAAGGTTGCCGCCAAGAAGCCGCGCAAGGCGGCCGCCGCCCCGGCGCGTGCCGTCACCAAGAAGGCCGCCGCCCCGCCGCGCCTCATCGGCGCGCGCAAGACGGCGGCCCCCGCCACCGCCGCGGCGATATCCGACCCGTCGGCCTCCGGCACCGAGGAGGAGGTGGCGGCCGAGGCCGCTGCCGCGCCGAAGAAGCGGACGGTCAAGAAGACCGCCGTGAAGAAGACCGCGGTCAAGAAGACGGCCGCCACGAAGAAGACCGCCAAGGACGGCGACGAGGGCGACGCCCCCGTGGCCCTGGGCGAGGACTGGGCAGCCGAGGACCTCGACGAGGGCGACGAGAAGGAGACGCCCAAGACGGGCGGCAGCGCCGGCTTCGTCCTGTCCGACGACGACGAGGACGACGCTCCGGCGCAGACGGTCATGGTCGCCGGCGCCACCGCCGACCCCGTCAAGGACTACCTCAAGCTCATCGGCAAGGTGCCGCTGCTCAACGCCGAGCAGGAGGTCGAGCTCGCCAAGCGGATCGAGGCCGGTCTCTTCTCCGAGTACAAGCTCGAAGAGGAGGAGGACCACAAGCCCGCCTTCAAGCGCGAGCTCGAGATCCTGGTCGAGGACGGCCGCCGCGCCAAGAACCACCTGCTGGAGGCCAACCTCCGCCTCGTGGTCTCGCTGGCCAAGCGCTACACCGGCCGCGGCATGCTCTTCCTGGACCTGATCCAGGAGGGCAACGTCGGCCTGATCCGCGCCGTGGAGAAGTTCGACTACACCAAGGGCTTCAAGTTCTCCACGTACGCGACCTGGTGGATCCGGCAGGCGATCACGCGCGCCATGGCCGACCAGTCGCGCACCATCCGCATCCCCGTCCACATGGTCGAGATCATCAACAAGCTGGCCCGCGTCCAGCGCCAGATGCTCCAGGACCTCGGCCGGGAGCCCACTCCGGAGGAGCTGGGCAAGGAACTCGACATGACCCCCGAGAAGGTCATCGAGGTCCAGAAGTACGGCCGCGAGCCGATCTCCCTGCACACCCCGCTGGGTGAGGAGGGCGACAGCGAGTTCGGTGACCTCATCGAGGACTCCGAGGCGGTCGTCCCGGCCGACGCCGTGAGCTTCACCTTCCTTCAGGAGCAGCTCCAGTCGATCCTGGGCACGCTCTCGGAGCGCGAGGCGGGCGTGGTCTCCATGCGCTACGGCCTCAACGACGGCCAGCCGAAGACCCTCGACGAGATCGGCCGCGTGTACGGGGTCACCCGTGAGCGCATCCGCCAGATCGAGTCGAAGACCATGTCGAAGCTCCGTCACCCGTCGCGCTCGCAGGTGCTGCGCGACTACCTCGACTAA
- a CDS encoding MoxR family ATPase: MQAAVTVTPAQLPELLLGLATVRPVFLWGAPGIGKSSLVRKFADSLGLECVSLLGTQLAPEDLIGVPQIRDGRSVFCPPEAIAREEPYCLFLDELNAAGPDVQKAFYSLILDRRIGSYELPPGSIVIGAGNRATDNALARPIASALVNRLTHVHLRASAGDWLVWAGENGIHPWVADYLADRPDHLWSQPPKTEEPFSTPRSWHMLSDALHSFGPDLDEQTLGVLAHGTLTPAHAVSFRGYAKIVRHTFGIEAVIKGEASWPARMEDRDLLYYLAEAFRGRLVKELPARKEHVSPGVRQTAYRAKSLLVQLAEISVEVAQTVIADDADGQPVLPAWFLIEAARDMPRLVEARR; this comes from the coding sequence GTGCAGGCCGCCGTCACCGTCACCCCCGCCCAGCTCCCCGAACTGCTCCTCGGGCTCGCCACCGTGCGGCCCGTCTTCCTCTGGGGGGCGCCCGGCATCGGGAAGTCCTCGCTCGTGCGCAAGTTCGCCGACTCGCTGGGGCTGGAGTGCGTCAGCCTGCTCGGCACGCAGCTCGCGCCCGAGGACCTGATCGGCGTACCGCAGATCCGCGACGGCCGCTCCGTGTTCTGCCCGCCCGAGGCCATCGCCCGCGAAGAGCCGTACTGCCTGTTCCTCGACGAGCTCAACGCGGCGGGCCCGGACGTGCAGAAGGCCTTCTACTCGCTCATCCTCGACCGGCGGATCGGCTCCTACGAGCTGCCCCCGGGCTCCATCGTCATCGGCGCGGGCAACCGCGCCACCGACAACGCCCTGGCCCGGCCCATCGCCTCCGCGCTCGTCAACCGGCTCACCCACGTCCACCTGCGGGCGTCCGCCGGGGACTGGCTGGTGTGGGCCGGCGAGAACGGCATCCACCCCTGGGTCGCCGACTACCTCGCGGACCGCCCCGACCACCTGTGGTCGCAGCCGCCCAAGACGGAGGAGCCCTTCTCCACGCCCCGCTCCTGGCACATGCTCTCCGACGCCCTGCACTCCTTCGGGCCGGACCTGGACGAGCAGACGCTCGGCGTGCTCGCGCACGGCACGCTCACCCCCGCGCACGCCGTCTCCTTCCGCGGCTACGCCAAGATCGTCCGCCACACCTTCGGCATCGAGGCGGTCATCAAGGGCGAGGCCTCCTGGCCCGCCCGCATGGAGGACCGCGACCTGCTCTACTACCTCGCCGAGGCCTTCCGGGGCCGCCTCGTCAAGGAGCTGCCCGCCCGCAAGGAACACGTCTCGCCCGGGGTCCGCCAGACCGCCTACCGCGCCAAGTCCCTGCTGGTGCAGCTCGCCGAGATCTCCGTCGAGGTGGCCCAGACCGTCATAGCCGACGACGCCGACGGCCAGCCCGTGCTGCCCGCCTGGTTCCTCATCGAGGCCGCCCGCGACATGCCCCGCCTGGTCGAGGCCCGCCGGTGA